In one Sulfitobacter geojensis genomic region, the following are encoded:
- a CDS encoding DUF1036 domain-containing protein, with protein sequence MRRNVIGFLAGCIALIHGLPSRGAAQFAVCNQTFDVINVALGAYERTAFNTSGWWTIGPNQCANVIDEVLTSRYFYVFAQDVFGREVLTGATPMCVAPDRFKITGEADCLVRGLIEARFHEVDTRKSERWTFFIYPPAK encoded by the coding sequence ATGCGCCGCAATGTGATTGGTTTTCTGGCGGGCTGTATTGCCCTGATCCACGGTCTGCCGTCACGGGGCGCGGCGCAATTTGCCGTCTGCAACCAGACCTTTGATGTGATCAACGTGGCGCTGGGTGCCTATGAACGGACGGCGTTCAACACCTCGGGTTGGTGGACAATTGGTCCCAATCAATGCGCCAATGTGATTGATGAGGTCCTGACCTCCCGATATTTTTACGTCTTCGCGCAGGATGTCTTTGGCCGCGAAGTACTGACAGGTGCCACGCCGATGTGTGTTGCACCGGACCGGTTTAAGATCACGGGAGAGGCGGATTGCCTTGTGCGTGGGCTGATCGAAGCAAGGTTTCACGAAGTAGACACCCGCAAAAGCGAGCGCTGGACCTTTTTCATCTATCCGCCCGCGAAATGA